Proteins encoded within one genomic window of Arachis ipaensis cultivar K30076 chromosome B08, Araip1.1, whole genome shotgun sequence:
- the LOC107613673 gene encoding 1-aminocyclopropane-1-carboxylate oxidase homolog 1 isoform X1 — protein MESEEAEGTIVKMINNCDDRMSELKAFDDTKGGVKALVDGGVTKIPTMFYHPLDKFPNSSNTEHSLIPVIDLEGVAKDPITRQQVISRIREASETWGFFQVVNHGIPGSVLEEMKEGIKRFFEQDVEVKKEVYSRDNTKPFFYNSNFDLYTSSALNWRDSFGCQIVPLIGKPQDLPEVCRDILLEYGNNVMKLGITLFELLSESLNLHSNYLRDMKLGCTDQISCAGHYYPPCPEPELTMGTTKHSDGAFLTVLLQDHIGGLQILHNDKWIDVHPVPETLVVNIGDLLQLLTNDRFKSVQHRVLANRNDSRVSIASFFGYNSLAPLTKLVSPIKELLSEDNPPKFKETTVAEYAAYFKAKGLGNNPLQDFRI, from the exons ATGGAGAGTGAAGAAGCAGAAGGCACAATAGTGAAGATGATCAATAATTGTGATGATAGGATGAGTGAACTGAAGGCATTTGATGACACAAAAGGCGGTGTTAAGGCTCTTGTTGATGGAGGTGTTACAAAGATTCCAACTATGTTTTATCATCCACTTGATAAATTCCCAAATTCCTCCAACACAGAGCACAGCCTGATTCCTGTCATAGATCTTGAAGGTGTTGCCAAAGATCCAATCACACGCCAACAAGTTATTTCAAGAATAAGGGAAGCATCTGAGACATGGGGTTTCTTCCAAGTGGTAAATCATGGCATCCCTGGGAGTGTTCTTGAGGAGATgaaagaggggattaaaaggttCTTTGAACAAGATGTTGAGGTTAAGAAAGAGGTTTATAGCCGTGATAATACGAAGCCATTTTTTTATAATAGTAATTTTGATCTTTATACTTCATCAGCACTCAATTGGAGAGATTCTTTTGGATGCCAAATAGTTCCTCTGATTGGCAAACCTCAAGACTTGCCAGAAGTATGCAG GGATATACTTTTAGAGTATGGGAATAATGTTATGAAATTAGGAATCACACTCTTTGAATTACTTTCAGAATCTCTAAATCTGCATTCAAATTATCTAAGAGACATGAAATTGGGTTGTACTGATCAAATTAGTTGTGCCGGCCATTACTACCCCCCTTGCCCGGAGCCAGAACTCACTATGGGAACCACCAAACATTCTGATGGCGCTTTTCTTACTGTGCTTCTCCAAGACCATATTGGTGGCCTCCAAATTCTTCATAACGACAAATGGATTGATGTACACCCTGTGCCTGAAACTTTAGTGGTTAATATTGGTGATCTTCTCCAG CTACTAACGAATGACAGATTTAAAAGTGTTCAACATAGAGTGTTGGCAAATAGAAATGATTCAAGAGTATCTATTGCATCTTTTTTTGGCTATAACAGTCTCGCTCCATTAACAAAGCTCGTCAGTCCGATAAAAGAATTATTATCTGAAGACAATCCTCCGAAATTTAAAGAAACCACAGTTGCAGAGTATGCAGCCTACTTTAAAGCCAAAGGCCTTGGAAACAATCCTCTTCAAGACTTTAGAATTTAA
- the LOC107613673 gene encoding 1-aminocyclopropane-1-carboxylate oxidase homolog 1 isoform X3 has protein sequence MESEEAEGTIVKMINNCDDRMSELKAFDDTKGGVKALVDGGVTKIPTMFYHPLDKFPNSSNTEHSLIPVIDLEGVAKDPITRQQVISRIREASETWGFFQVVNHGIPGSVLEEMKEGIKRFFEQDVEVKKEVYSRDNTKPFFYNSNFDLYTSSALNWRDSFGCQIVPLIGKPQDLPEVCRDILLEYGNNVMKLGITLFELLSESLNLHSNYLRDMKLGCTDQISCAGHYYPPCPEPELTMGTTKHSDGAFLTVLLQDHIGGLQILHNDKWIDVHPVPETLVVNIGDLLQVSSLLFFLHMVFYSVKCIIPTQIFDTIFSISLSRC, from the exons ATGGAGAGTGAAGAAGCAGAAGGCACAATAGTGAAGATGATCAATAATTGTGATGATAGGATGAGTGAACTGAAGGCATTTGATGACACAAAAGGCGGTGTTAAGGCTCTTGTTGATGGAGGTGTTACAAAGATTCCAACTATGTTTTATCATCCACTTGATAAATTCCCAAATTCCTCCAACACAGAGCACAGCCTGATTCCTGTCATAGATCTTGAAGGTGTTGCCAAAGATCCAATCACACGCCAACAAGTTATTTCAAGAATAAGGGAAGCATCTGAGACATGGGGTTTCTTCCAAGTGGTAAATCATGGCATCCCTGGGAGTGTTCTTGAGGAGATgaaagaggggattaaaaggttCTTTGAACAAGATGTTGAGGTTAAGAAAGAGGTTTATAGCCGTGATAATACGAAGCCATTTTTTTATAATAGTAATTTTGATCTTTATACTTCATCAGCACTCAATTGGAGAGATTCTTTTGGATGCCAAATAGTTCCTCTGATTGGCAAACCTCAAGACTTGCCAGAAGTATGCAG GGATATACTTTTAGAGTATGGGAATAATGTTATGAAATTAGGAATCACACTCTTTGAATTACTTTCAGAATCTCTAAATCTGCATTCAAATTATCTAAGAGACATGAAATTGGGTTGTACTGATCAAATTAGTTGTGCCGGCCATTACTACCCCCCTTGCCCGGAGCCAGAACTCACTATGGGAACCACCAAACATTCTGATGGCGCTTTTCTTACTGTGCTTCTCCAAGACCATATTGGTGGCCTCCAAATTCTTCATAACGACAAATGGATTGATGTACACCCTGTGCCTGAAACTTTAGTGGTTAATATTGGTGATCTTCTCCAGGTAAGTTCTTTATTGTTCTTTTTGCATATGGtatt ttatAGCGTAAAATGCATTATACCAACACAAATATTCGATACGATATTTAGCATATCTTTGAGTCGTTgttaa
- the LOC107613673 gene encoding 1-aminocyclopropane-1-carboxylate oxidase homolog 1 isoform X2: MESEEAEGTIVKMINNCDDRMSELKAFDDTKGGVKALVDGGVTKIPTMFYHPLDKFPNSSNTEHSLIPVIDLEGVAKDPITRQQVISRIREASETWGFFQVVNHGIPGSVLEEMKEGIKRFFEQDVEVKKEVYSRDNTKPFFYNSNFDLYTSSALNWRDSFGCQIVPLIGKPQDLPEVCSCAGHYYPPCPEPELTMGTTKHSDGAFLTVLLQDHIGGLQILHNDKWIDVHPVPETLVVNIGDLLQLLTNDRFKSVQHRVLANRNDSRVSIASFFGYNSLAPLTKLVSPIKELLSEDNPPKFKETTVAEYAAYFKAKGLGNNPLQDFRI, from the exons ATGGAGAGTGAAGAAGCAGAAGGCACAATAGTGAAGATGATCAATAATTGTGATGATAGGATGAGTGAACTGAAGGCATTTGATGACACAAAAGGCGGTGTTAAGGCTCTTGTTGATGGAGGTGTTACAAAGATTCCAACTATGTTTTATCATCCACTTGATAAATTCCCAAATTCCTCCAACACAGAGCACAGCCTGATTCCTGTCATAGATCTTGAAGGTGTTGCCAAAGATCCAATCACACGCCAACAAGTTATTTCAAGAATAAGGGAAGCATCTGAGACATGGGGTTTCTTCCAAGTGGTAAATCATGGCATCCCTGGGAGTGTTCTTGAGGAGATgaaagaggggattaaaaggttCTTTGAACAAGATGTTGAGGTTAAGAAAGAGGTTTATAGCCGTGATAATACGAAGCCATTTTTTTATAATAGTAATTTTGATCTTTATACTTCATCAGCACTCAATTGGAGAGATTCTTTTGGATGCCAAATAGTTCCTCTGATTGGCAAACCTCAAGACTTGCCAGAAGTATGCAG TTGTGCCGGCCATTACTACCCCCCTTGCCCGGAGCCAGAACTCACTATGGGAACCACCAAACATTCTGATGGCGCTTTTCTTACTGTGCTTCTCCAAGACCATATTGGTGGCCTCCAAATTCTTCATAACGACAAATGGATTGATGTACACCCTGTGCCTGAAACTTTAGTGGTTAATATTGGTGATCTTCTCCAG CTACTAACGAATGACAGATTTAAAAGTGTTCAACATAGAGTGTTGGCAAATAGAAATGATTCAAGAGTATCTATTGCATCTTTTTTTGGCTATAACAGTCTCGCTCCATTAACAAAGCTCGTCAGTCCGATAAAAGAATTATTATCTGAAGACAATCCTCCGAAATTTAAAGAAACCACAGTTGCAGAGTATGCAGCCTACTTTAAAGCCAAAGGCCTTGGAAACAATCCTCTTCAAGACTTTAGAATTTAA